The following are encoded together in the Arvicanthis niloticus isolate mArvNil1 chromosome 9, mArvNil1.pat.X, whole genome shotgun sequence genome:
- the Lrrn1 gene encoding leucine-rich repeat neuronal protein 1, with protein MARLSTGKAACRMVLGLLIASLTESSILNSECPQLCVCEIRPWFTPQSTYREATTVDCNDLRLTRIPGNLSSDTQVLLLQSNNIAKTVDELQQLFNLTELDFSQNNFTNIKEVGLANLTQLTTLHLEENQISEMTDYCLQDLSNLQELYINHNQISTISANAFSGLKNLLRLHLNSNKLKVIDSRWFDSTPNLEILMIGENPVIGILDMNFRPLSNLRSLVLAGMYLTDVPGNALVGLDSLESLSFYDNKLIKVPQLALQKVPNLKFLDLNKNPIHKIQEGDFKNMLRLKELGINNMGELVSVDRYALDNLPELTKLEATNNPKLSYIHRLAFRSVPALESLMLNNNALNAVYQKTVESLPNLREISIHSNPLRCDCVIHWINSNKTNIRFMEPLSMFCAMPPEHRGQQVKEVLIQDSSEQCLPMISHDTFPNHLNMDIGTTLFLDCRAMAEPEPEIYWVTPIGNKITVETLSDKYKLSSEGTLEIANIQIEDSGRYTCVAQNVQGADTRVATVKVNGTLLDGAQVLKIYVKQTESHSILVSWKVNSNVMTSNLKWSSATMKIDNPHITYTARVPVDVHEYNLTHLQPSTDYEVCLTVSNIHQQTQKSCVNVTTKTAAFALDISDHETSTALAAVMGSMFAVISLASIAIYIAKRFKRKNYHHSLKKYMQKTSSIPLNELYPPLINLWEGDSDKDKDGSADTKPTQVDTSRSYYMW; from the coding sequence ATGGCCAGATTGAGCACTGGGAAAGCAGCTTGCCGGATGGTGCTGGGCCTGCTGATAGCATCATTAACTGAGTCTTCCATACTGAATAGTGAGTGTCCTCAGCTTTGTGTTTGTGAAATTCGTCCTTGGTTTACCCCACAGTCTACATACAGAGAAGCCACCACTGTTGATTGTAATGACCTCCGCCTAACAAGGATCCCTGGCAACCTCTCTAGTGACACACAAGTGCTTCTCTTACAGAGCAATAACATCGCCAAGACCGTGGACGAGCTGCAGCAGCTTTTCAACTTGACTGAGCTGGATTTCTCCCAGAACAACTTTACAAACATCAAAGAGGTAGGACTGGCAAACTTGACCCAGCTCACAACCCTGCATCTAGAGGAAAATCAGATTTCAGAGATGACAGATTACTGTCTGCAAGACCTCAGCAACCTTCAAGAACTCTACATCAACCACAACCAGATCAGTACAATCTCTGCTAACGCCTTTTCTGGCTTGAAAAATCTCTTAAGGCTGCACCTGAATTCCAATAAATTGAAAGTGATCGATAGCCGCTGGTTTGATTCCACACCCAACCTGGAAATCCTCATGATTGGGGAAAACCCTGTGATCGGAATCCTGGATATGAACTTCAGACCGCTCTCCAACCTGAGAAGCTTAGTGTTAGCAGGAATGTACCTCACTGATGTTCCGGGAAACGCCTTGGTAGGCTTGGATAGCCTCGAGAGCCTGTCTTTCTATGACAACAAACTGATCAAAGTCCCTCAACTTGCTCTTCAGAAAGTTCCAAATTTGAAATTCTTAGACCTCAATAAAAATCCCATTCACAAAATCCAAGAAGGGGACTTTAAAAACATGCTTCGGTTGAAAGAACTGGGGATCAACAACATGGGCGAGCTAGTTTCAGTGGACCGCTATGCCCTGGATAACCTGCCAGAGTTGACAAAGCTGGAAGCAACCAATAACCCTAAACTGTCCTACATCCACCGCTTGGCTTTCCGGAGTGTCCCGGCTCTAGAGAGCTTGATGTTGAACAACAACGCCTTGAATGCCGTGTACCAAAAAACAGTGGAATCTCTTCCCAACCTGCGTGAGATCAGCATTCACAGCAATCCCCTGAGGTGTGACTGTGTGATCCACTGGATCAACTCCAACAAAACCAACATTCGCTTCATGGAGCCCCTCTCCATGTTCTGTGCCATGCCACCTGAGCACAGAGGACAGCAGGTGAAGGAGGTATTAATCCAGGACTCAAGCGAGCAGTGTCTCCCAATGATATCACATGACACATTTCCAAATCATTTAAACATGGACATTGGCACAACACTTTTCCTAGACTGTCGAGCCATGGCTGAGCCAGAACCAGAGATTTACTGGGTCACTCCCATTGGAAATAAGATAACTGTGGAAACTCTTTCAGATAAATACAAGCTGAGTAGTGAGGGCACCTTGGAGATAGCAAATATACAGATTGAAGACTCAGGAAGGTACACATGTGTCGCCCAGAATGTCCAAGGAGCAGACACTCGAGTGGCAACAGTCAAGGTTAATGGAACTCTTCTAGATGGTGCCCAGGTGCTGAAAATATATGTCAAACAGACAGAATCTCATTCGATTTTAGTATCCTGGAAAGTTAATTCCAATGTCATGACATCAAACTTAAAATGGTCATCTGCCACTATGAAGATCGACAACCCCCATATAACATACACAGCCAGGGTGCCCGTAGATGTTCATGAATATAACCTAACACATCTGCAGCCTTCTACAGATTATGAAGTGTGTCTCACGGTGTCCAACATTCACCAGCAGACTCAAAAGTCATGTGTCAATGTCACAACCAAAACCGCTGCCTTCGCCCTGGACATCTCTGACCATGAAACCAGCACTGCCCTTGCTGCCGTGATGGGGTCCATGTTCGCTGTCATCAGTCTAGCATCCATTGCTATTTACATTGCAAAAAGGTTTAAGAGGAAAAATTACCACCATTCACTTAAGAAGTATATGCAGAAAACCTCATCCATCCCGCTGAACGAGCTCTACCCCCCACTCATTAACCTCTGGGAAGGTGACAGTGACAAGgacaaagatggctcagcagacaccAAGCCAACCCAGGTCGACACATCCAGAAGCTATTACATGTGGTAA